A stretch of the Planifilum fulgidum genome encodes the following:
- the dhaL gene encoding dihydroxyacetone kinase subunit DhaL, producing the protein MITLKQVESWLIEANRILQEKKAYLTELDQAIGDGDHGINLARGFQEVAKNLSDQSFPDIGALLKSAAMTLLSKVGGASGPLYGTAFLKMSTALKDKAEAAPEEFARALAEAADGIQMRGKARVGDKTMLDVWKPVADLAVQQGDRLFWEALLECSRKQMESTRDLEAKKGRAAYLGRRSVGHLDPGAVSAHYLFVALSNTMTREEAAE; encoded by the coding sequence TTGATTACGTTGAAACAGGTGGAATCGTGGCTCATCGAAGCCAACCGCATCCTGCAGGAAAAAAAAGCTTATCTGACAGAACTGGATCAAGCCATCGGCGACGGCGACCACGGCATCAATCTGGCCCGGGGGTTTCAGGAGGTGGCCAAGAACCTGTCCGATCAATCGTTCCCGGACATCGGCGCCCTGCTGAAAAGCGCGGCGATGACTCTGCTGTCCAAGGTGGGGGGCGCTTCGGGCCCCCTTTACGGGACCGCCTTCCTGAAGATGTCGACCGCCCTGAAGGATAAGGCGGAAGCCGCGCCGGAGGAGTTTGCCCGGGCCCTGGCCGAAGCCGCCGACGGCATTCAGATGAGGGGAAAAGCCCGGGTGGGAGACAAGACGATGCTGGACGTGTGGAAGCCGGTGGCCGACCTCGCCGTACAGCAGGGAGACCGGCTGTTCTGGGAAGCCCTGCTTGAATGCTCCCGCAAGCAGATGGAGTCCACGCGGGATCTTGAAGCCAAAAAGGGAAGGGCCGCCTATCTCGGACGGCGTTCCGTCGGCCATCTCGATCCGGGGGCGGTCTCCGCCCACTATCTGTTCGTGGCCCTGTCCAACACGATGACAAGGGAGGAAGCCGCGGAATGA
- a CDS encoding MarR family winged helix-turn-helix transcriptional regulator, whose amino-acid sequence MSTGTREELIQHLTGSLMQEYSLRVILFHQTVAENLGLNVTDHKCLGLLANTGPITAGRLSELTGLSTGAITTVIDRLEKAGFARRERDPKDRRRVIVRPLMEKAEEKIGPIFESLQQSMNHLCSRYQDEELELLIDFLQQSMRIMEKESERLKKTL is encoded by the coding sequence ATGTCAACGGGCACACGGGAAGAATTGATCCAACATTTGACCGGCAGTCTGATGCAGGAGTACAGCCTGAGGGTGATCCTCTTCCACCAAACCGTCGCCGAAAATCTCGGGCTCAACGTGACGGATCACAAATGTCTGGGGCTGCTCGCCAACACGGGTCCGATCACCGCGGGACGGCTGTCCGAGTTGACCGGCCTTTCCACCGGCGCCATCACCACGGTCATCGATCGCCTCGAAAAAGCCGGTTTTGCCCGGCGCGAACGGGATCCGAAGGATCGCCGGCGCGTCATCGTGCGCCCCCTCATGGAAAAGGCGGAGGAGAAAATCGGGCCGATCTTTGAATCCCTGCAGCAGTCCATGAATCATCTGTGCTCGCGGTATCAGGACGAGGAACTGGAACTCTTGATCGATTTCCTTCAGCAGTCCATGCGGATCATGGAGAAGGAATCCGAACGCCTCAAAAAAACCCTTTGA
- the dhaK gene encoding dihydroxyacetone kinase subunit DhaK — translation MKKLINSPEQVVRDMLDGMVAAHPHLKKLPGTQVIVRSDAPVSGKVGLVSGGGSGHEPAHAGYVGKGMLDAAVAGEVFTSPTPDQVLEAIKAVNGGNGVLLIIKNYTGDVMNFEMASEMAEAEGIRVAKVVVNDDVAVENSTHTTGRRGIAGTVFVHKIAGALASRGASLEEVEAVANKVIRQVRSMGMALTPCIVPAAGTPGFQLGEDEIEIGLGIHGEPGVYRTKLMTAEETARTLLERILEDLPLSSGEKVAVMINGLGATPLMELYIVNKTVSQLLKERGIAVHRTFVGPYMTSLEMAGCSITLLKLDEELTDLLDAPARTAAWNQ, via the coding sequence GTGAAAAAGCTGATCAATTCGCCTGAACAGGTGGTGCGGGACATGCTGGACGGCATGGTGGCCGCCCATCCCCATCTCAAAAAACTTCCCGGCACGCAGGTCATCGTCCGGTCCGACGCCCCCGTATCCGGAAAGGTGGGGCTGGTCAGCGGCGGCGGAAGCGGCCATGAACCCGCCCATGCGGGGTATGTGGGAAAGGGCATGCTGGATGCGGCGGTGGCGGGTGAGGTGTTCACCTCCCCCACTCCCGATCAGGTGCTGGAAGCGATCAAGGCGGTGAACGGCGGCAACGGGGTTCTCCTCATCATCAAAAACTACACGGGCGACGTGATGAATTTCGAAATGGCCTCGGAAATGGCCGAAGCGGAGGGCATCCGCGTGGCGAAGGTGGTCGTCAACGACGACGTGGCCGTCGAAAACAGCACCCACACGACGGGCCGCCGGGGAATTGCCGGCACCGTCTTCGTCCACAAGATCGCCGGCGCCTTGGCATCCCGCGGCGCCTCCCTGGAAGAGGTGGAGGCGGTCGCCAACAAGGTGATCCGGCAGGTCCGAAGCATGGGAATGGCCCTCACTCCCTGCATCGTGCCGGCGGCGGGAACCCCCGGTTTTCAGCTGGGGGAGGACGAGATCGAAATCGGTCTGGGAATCCACGGGGAACCCGGCGTCTACCGTACCAAACTGATGACGGCGGAAGAGACGGCCCGCACCCTCCTCGAGCGGATTCTGGAGGACCTTCCGCTCTCGTCCGGCGAAAAGGTGGCGGTCATGATCAACGGGCTCGGGGCAACCCCGCTGATGGAGCTGTACATCGTGAACAAGACCGTCTCCCAACTGCTGAAGGAACGGGGCATCGCCGTCCACAGAACCTTCGTCGGTCCCTACATGACCTCCCTGGAGATGGCCGGTTGTTCCATCACCCTGCTCAAACTGGATGAAGAGCTGACCGACCTGTTGGACGCCCCCGCCCGGACCGCGGCCTGGAACCAATGA
- the dhaM gene encoding dihydroxyacetone kinase phosphoryl donor subunit DhaM, with protein sequence MSYVGIVLVSHSAELAEGLKKLLKQVQPHVPVAAAGGGNEGEIGTSMEKIAAAIESVRSEKGVAVFIDLGSALLNAEMAIEGLDEPEKVRIADAPLVEGAYVAAVESGCGSSLETVLQKARKAKDMKKL encoded by the coding sequence ATGAGCTACGTGGGCATCGTGCTGGTTTCCCACAGCGCGGAGCTGGCGGAGGGGCTGAAAAAACTGCTCAAACAGGTTCAGCCCCACGTCCCCGTCGCGGCCGCCGGCGGAGGAAACGAGGGTGAAATCGGCACGAGCATGGAAAAGATCGCCGCAGCCATCGAGTCGGTCCGTTCCGAAAAGGGGGTGGCGGTCTTCATCGACCTGGGCAGCGCCTTGCTCAACGCGGAAATGGCCATCGAAGGGCTGGACGAACCGGAAAAGGTGCGCATCGCCGACGCGCCGCTGGTGGAAGGCGCCTATGTGGCCGCGGTGGAATCGGGATGCGGCAGCTCCCTGGAGACGGTGCTGCAAAAGGCCCGGAAAGCGAAAGACATGAAAAAGCTTTAA
- a CDS encoding MOSC domain-containing protein, with translation MEDVRLVRILTGKPRDLGGGTAPTWRSGICKEPADGPVWLGKTGLSGDGQADLKHHGGPDKAVLAYAEAHYPLWQKELGLPRFFHGATGENFVISGQSEASACIGDIYRIGKAVVQVSQPRQPCWKPARRWNVPDLALRMQNTGRTGWYFRVLEEGAVETGTEVILLDRPYPQWTIARCNEIMYRRREDRESAMQLAACPSLSESWVRTLLKRAEEGK, from the coding sequence ATGGAAGATGTCCGGCTGGTCCGCATTTTGACGGGAAAGCCCCGGGACCTGGGAGGGGGGACGGCGCCGACGTGGCGGAGCGGCATCTGCAAAGAGCCGGCGGACGGCCCGGTTTGGCTGGGAAAAACCGGCCTGTCCGGCGACGGGCAGGCGGATCTGAAGCACCACGGGGGGCCCGACAAGGCCGTCCTGGCCTACGCGGAGGCCCATTATCCCCTGTGGCAAAAGGAACTGGGTCTTCCTCGCTTTTTCCACGGGGCGACAGGGGAAAATTTCGTCATCTCCGGCCAATCCGAAGCATCGGCGTGCATCGGGGACATCTACCGCATCGGGAAAGCGGTGGTTCAGGTGTCCCAACCCCGTCAGCCCTGCTGGAAACCGGCCCGCCGCTGGAACGTCCCGGATCTGGCCCTCCGGATGCAAAACACGGGCAGGACCGGTTGGTACTTTCGCGTGCTGGAGGAAGGAGCCGTGGAGACCGGCACGGAAGTGATCCTTCTCGATCGGCCCTATCCACAGTGGACCATCGCCCGGTGCAACGAAATCATGTACCGCCGCCGGGAGGACCGGGAATCGGCGATGCAGCTGGCCGCCTGCCCCTCGCTGTCGGAAAGCTGGGTCCGCACCCTTCTCAAGCGGGCGGAAGAGGGCAAATAA
- a CDS encoding FAD-dependent oxidoreductase, producing the protein MKKRKALIIGGGIAGPALALFLKRADIDAVVYETKPSPSRYAGLFLNVAPNGLDVLRTLGIDQPLTEKGFPFARMVMISGRGKRLGEVYNGSRGRHGIIIKRWLLQEAILEEAVRQGIRVEYGKKLEDIEFPAGGGVLARFADGTEAEGDFLAGCDGIHSRTRRIVFPEAPAPAYTGLLSCGGFAYNPSLSPTPGVQRMIFGKKAFFGYLVKPSGEIYWFSNLPHPEATTRGALGGLSNDARREMLLEWHAEDPEPVREIIRSTEGDIGMYPIYDVPFQPAWHRGPVVLIGDAAHATSPHAGQGASLALEDAIVLARCLRDLPDPAEALAAFERLRRPRAEKVVRYSRSIGNNKAVSNRILLWLRDATMPFFLKLFASPNAHDWLYSYRVDWEERVRA; encoded by the coding sequence ATGAAAAAGCGGAAGGCTCTCATTATCGGCGGCGGAATCGCCGGTCCCGCCCTGGCCCTGTTTCTCAAACGGGCGGACATCGACGCGGTGGTGTACGAGACAAAGCCTTCTCCCTCGCGGTATGCCGGCCTGTTTCTGAACGTGGCTCCCAACGGCCTGGACGTGCTCAGGACGCTGGGCATCGATCAACCCCTGACCGAGAAGGGGTTTCCCTTCGCCCGCATGGTGATGATCAGCGGGAGGGGCAAGCGCCTCGGCGAAGTGTATAACGGTTCCAGGGGGAGGCATGGGATCATCATCAAGCGGTGGCTGTTGCAGGAGGCGATCCTTGAGGAGGCGGTCCGTCAGGGGATCCGGGTGGAGTACGGAAAGAAACTGGAGGATATTGAATTTCCGGCGGGCGGGGGAGTCCTTGCCCGGTTTGCGGACGGAACGGAGGCGGAGGGCGATTTTCTGGCGGGGTGTGACGGCATTCATTCCCGCACCCGCCGGATTGTTTTTCCCGAAGCTCCCGCCCCCGCATACACCGGCCTGCTCAGCTGCGGCGGGTTCGCTTACAACCCGAGCCTCTCCCCGACGCCGGGGGTCCAGAGGATGATCTTCGGCAAGAAGGCCTTTTTCGGCTATCTGGTGAAACCGTCCGGCGAGATCTACTGGTTCAGCAATCTCCCGCATCCAGAGGCGACAACGCGCGGGGCGCTTGGCGGATTGTCCAACGACGCGCGGCGGGAGATGCTGCTTGAGTGGCACGCGGAAGATCCCGAACCGGTCCGGGAGATCATCCGATCCACCGAAGGGGACATCGGCATGTACCCGATTTACGATGTTCCCTTTCAACCCGCCTGGCACCGGGGTCCCGTGGTCCTGATCGGGGACGCGGCCCACGCCACCTCGCCCCACGCGGGGCAGGGAGCCTCCTTGGCCCTGGAGGATGCGATCGTCCTGGCCCGCTGCCTCCGGGATCTGCCCGATCCGGCCGAGGCGCTTGCCGCCTTCGAACGCCTGCGCAGACCGAGGGCGGAAAAGGTGGTCCGGTACTCGCGGAGCATCGGCAACAACAAGGCCGTGTCCAATCGGATCCTGCTCTGGCTGCGGGATGCGACCATGCCCTTTTTCCTCAAGCTGTTCGCCAGCCCCAATGCCCACGACTGGCTATACTCCTACCGGGTGGATTGGGAGGAGCGGGTCCGGGCGTAA
- a CDS encoding NAD(P)-binding protein, which translates to MSTTSSPHVLIIGGGIGGLCLAQGLKMAGIRATVFERDPSPASRLQGYRIHINPEGSRALQACLPPRLFDVFWPRQGKGTATVSSPKKWRNCCLSVTRRRLRIRSTVTNR; encoded by the coding sequence ATGTCGACGACTTCTTCGCCCCATGTGCTCATCATCGGTGGGGGCATCGGCGGATTGTGTCTGGCCCAGGGGCTGAAAATGGCGGGGATCCGCGCGACGGTCTTCGAACGGGACCCATCCCCCGCGTCACGCCTTCAGGGATACCGGATTCACATCAATCCCGAGGGGAGCCGCGCCCTTCAGGCATGCCTGCCTCCGCGCCTTTTTGACGTTTTTTGGCCACGTCAGGGAAAGGGGACAGCTACAGTTTCTTCACCGAAAAAATGGAGGAATTGCTGTCTGTCGGTGACACGTCGGAGGCTCCGGATCCGATCGACAGTCACAAATCGGTGA
- a CDS encoding transposase, whose product KVLRRRYHRSERLYIVLDNFSPHHHKKVKTWARENNVELIYTPTYASWLNRIECHFGPLRKFVFEGSNYSSHDELAKAIQAYIRWRNKNKHHEAILKEQNKIKVA is encoded by the coding sequence AAGGTGTTGCGTCGCCGTTATCATCGGAGTGAGCGGTTGTACATTGTGCTGGACAACTTTTCCCCTCACCACCATAAGAAAGTCAAGACTTGGGCCCGTGAAAACAACGTGGAGTTGATCTATACGCCGACATATGCATCTTGGTTAAACCGGATTGAATGTCATTTTGGCCCGCTTCGCAAGTTCGTTTTCGAAGGAAGCAATTATTCATCTCATGATGAATTGGCTAAAGCCATCCAAGCATACATCCGTTGGCGCAACAAAAACAAACATCACGAAGCCATCTTAAAAGAACAAAACAAGATCAAGGTTGCCTGA
- a CDS encoding FAD-dependent oxidoreductase, with amino-acid sequence MLSVGDTSEAPDPIDSHKSVSRITLRQVLLAGLGDRLRFGKKFTHYEVADDGRVTAFFEDGSSAAGDLLVAADGVHSRVRRQFLPHADVIDTGVRAVMGKLPLTEETRSLLPPRLFDGPASILAPNGHCMFLAVHEFGDGPEGLPGFAGEDGNPVALPPGLLHDNTADFAMWGFSARREKFGLPAELKDLDGTILRRVVLEMIADWHPNLKRLVHFTDPSAITPVTIRSSVPIAHWGTKNITLIGDAIHSMTPFRGIGANTALKDAALLCRNLVAAQRGEKSLLQAVHDYEVEMIRYGFEAVKNSLRAMNQAVSDNAFALATVKTLFRLVNAIPPLKRRMFKDQGNK; translated from the coding sequence TTGCTGTCTGTCGGTGACACGTCGGAGGCTCCGGATCCGATCGACAGTCACAAATCGGTGAGCCGGATCACCCTGCGGCAGGTATTGCTTGCCGGTTTGGGCGACCGGTTGCGCTTCGGCAAGAAGTTCACCCATTACGAGGTGGCGGACGACGGCCGGGTCACCGCGTTCTTCGAGGACGGTTCCTCCGCCGCGGGGGATCTGCTCGTCGCCGCCGACGGCGTGCATTCAAGGGTCCGCAGGCAATTCCTGCCCCATGCGGATGTGATCGACACGGGGGTCCGGGCGGTGATGGGAAAACTTCCACTGACGGAGGAAACGAGATCCCTGCTTCCTCCCCGTCTCTTTGACGGCCCCGCTTCCATCCTGGCACCCAACGGACATTGCATGTTCCTCGCGGTGCACGAGTTCGGCGACGGTCCGGAGGGCTTGCCGGGTTTCGCCGGAGAGGACGGGAACCCCGTCGCGCTTCCGCCCGGCCTGTTGCACGATAACACGGCGGACTTCGCCATGTGGGGGTTCAGCGCCCGGAGGGAAAAGTTCGGGCTGCCGGCGGAGCTGAAGGACCTCGACGGAACCATCCTCCGCCGCGTCGTCCTAGAGATGATCGCGGACTGGCATCCCAATCTGAAGCGCCTCGTTCATTTCACCGATCCGTCCGCCATCACTCCGGTGACGATCCGCAGCTCCGTTCCAATTGCCCACTGGGGCACGAAAAACATCACCCTGATCGGAGACGCCATTCACAGCATGACCCCGTTTCGCGGCATCGGCGCCAACACGGCCCTGAAAGACGCCGCCCTCCTGTGCCGAAATCTGGTTGCCGCCCAGCGCGGAGAGAAATCGCTTCTCCAGGCGGTCCACGACTACGAGGTGGAAATGATCCGCTACGGTTTCGAGGCGGTCAAAAACTCCTTGCGGGCCATGAACCAGGCCGTGTCCGACAACGCGTTCGCCCTCGCGACGGTCAAGACCCTTTTCCGTCTCGTCAACGCCATCCCTCCCCTGAAACGGAGGATGTTCAAGGATCAGGGGAACAAGTAA